The DNA segment TTATGATTATGATTGAAGTGATGAACATGTGATTGCTGCAACATGCATATACCAAAGTACGTGGTTGTTGCAACAGGCATAAGCCAAAAAGAAAGTGATTGTTGCAACACGCATATACCAAAAGCATAAGAGTGGTGTAACATATATAACAGTGTGAGGGTGAATCCCCTATTATTATTACAGTCACAAAACAAACAAGCTTACATCATAATACTTACAAAGGATAAGTGATGAACACAGAcgcaaaaaagaaaaacaaaatatttaagtaAAACTTTAGAGGAGTTGTGCAAGTCTGATCTTGGGGAACTTATCTGCTAAAGGTGATTTACCCATCATAAGCTTTTTGGCCACTTGATCCATGGTTGGACGAGAACATGGATTTTCACTCAAGCAAGAAAAAGCCAAGCTTGCAACCAAAATGACTTCCCCAACAACCCATTTAGGAGGATGAGGAGGTCTTTGGTCTATTACATCAATTAGTAGCAAGCTATGAGTTATTGCTGCTGAAGATGAAGATAACAACGAAGATATCAGATCCCCAGGATGCTTCCCCATGATGATTTCTAGACAAAGCACTCCAAAACTGAATACATCACATTTCTCACTCACTTCCATAGTCAGGGCAAGCTCTACAATAAACAAACCTTTTGAAGTTACTAACAAAACCACAGTAGGTTTTTGTATATGCTACAACTTCACCAGCgtatatttttatttgcatGTAACACTTTTTTACTTCACTTCTTAACATTCATTGGATTAATTAGCTTAATTCCTCTACACGTAAACAATGGTTAAGCATACTTTGAACATAAAGTGGTGGAAATTAATTGCAAAAGAAAAGGATCATACCTGGAGCTGCATACCCAAAGGTGCCTGCAAACGTGGTCCAAGTGCGTGAACCAGGTTTTAGAATCTTAGCTGTTCCAAAATCAGAGATATGAGCTTCTTTTTGTGAATCTAAAAGAATATTCTTGCTGGATATGTCTCGATGAATTATTGGTGGTGAGCAATCGTGATGCATATAGGATAAAGCATAGGCCACACCTTTAACAGCATTTACCCTCATTTCCCACTCAAATGCAGCTGCTTTTTTTTCATGGATTAGTATTTGATCCAAGCTACCCCCTTCCAAGAACTCGTAGACCAAAAATGAGAACTGTGAATGTGAGCAAAATCCACACAGCTTTACAATGTTACGGTGCCTGATTTCTGTCAGAGCTTgaatttcattttcaaaagCTTTAAAATTAGGCTTCTCTTCATTTTCCAAATGAAGTTTCTTCACCGCAAAAACCTGGCCTGCAGGCATCTCAGCTTTGTAAACAGATCCTTGCCCTCCAAGTCCAATCAGATATTTTTCGTTGAAATTATCGGTAGCTTCAATGATATTTTCAAACATAATTTTTCCATCGTGACTCCATATGGAAAACACTTCTCCAGACACTGCTTTTCCTGAATGTACATTTTCTTTAGCATGTatatctttctttcttgtttttCGACAGAGAATATACAGTGAAACTGACACCCCACCTAATACTAGAAAAAGAGCACCCAAGGCAATGAATAATGCTGGTTGAATGCCCTTGTGCCTCTTCTGACTGTTGTTGCTTGGGCAAAGAATCAAGCCAGTGAGGTTGCCACACAAGCCTCTGTTATTTTTCAATGATTCAATAGAAGCATTAAGAAAAGCTTTATTATTCGGAAGTGGCCCTTCTAACTGGTTGTATGATATGTTGACCGAAATCAAACCTGAAATGCCATCGAAACTGGATGGAATATTTCCAGAAAGATTGTTGTGAGAGAGATTCAGCGATTGCAGTAGCTTCATCTCTCCAAGCTGCCTCGGTATAGTTCCACTCAACAAATTCCCACTAAGATCAAGATATTCAAGAGGCTGAAATTGGCTAAACTCCGAGGGAATATTTccgtttattttattattgctCAAAGTCAAGTTTCGTAACTTGGGCAATTCTACAACTTCTATCGGTATTGTTCCACTCAACTGGTTTTCTGCAAGATCCAACTGTTCCAGATTTTTCAGTGATCCGATTTCTTTTGGAATGTCTCCAGAAAGATGGTTGTTGCTAATCTTGAGTTCAATTAAGGATTTCATAttcccaaattcctttggaatCTTTCCATTCAAGTGGTTAGAAGAAAGGTGAAGCTTGCCTAGGTTGGTTGCCTCAACAAGTTCTACTGGTATACCACCAGAAATGTTATTGTTGGATATCCTTAAGGTACCAAGATTAGGACACTTCCCCCAGTTTGGTGAAATTTGGCCGTAAAACTTATTGTCGCTCAAATCAATGTATACCAAATTTGGATATACACCAAAATCCTGTGCTATATCTCCTTCCAATTGGTTTCCTTCCAGCCTGAGTCTAGTAATAGTAGGACAGTTCTTTAAGCTTATTGGCACTGGACCAGTGAAATGGTTGTGATGAGCACTAAGGGATATTAGGGACCCAGCAGAGCAAATTTGAGGTGGTAAATGGCCTGTGAAATCATTCTCAGCAAGAAACACGTAAGGCAAGTTCCGAATGTTATTCAAGACTTGTGAAACGCTGCCATTAAGTTTGTTGAAGGACAGTTCTAAAACGGTGAGGTTTTTCAAATTTCCGATTGTGGCAGGAATTGTTCCGGAGAGACTGTTCGTTTGGAGACTAAGTGTTACCAAATTGTTCAAATTTCCTATAGAGGGAGGAATTGATCCAGAAAGATTGTTAGAGCGTAAATACAACTCGGTGAGCTTGGTCAAGTTTCCAATTGTGGAAGGAATAGGTCCGGAAAGGTGGTTGTAATCAAGTCCAAGTTGCTGTAAATTGACCAAGTTTTCTATGGAAGCAGGGATTGATCCAGAAAGATTATTGTTATCAAGAAAGAGCAAGGTCAAGTTAGACATGGTCCATAAGGAGGATGGGATTGGCCCAGATAGAAGGGAGTTATTAGAAAGGCGAAGTTGATTTAAATTACTCATGTTGCCTATTGTTTCAGGGATAGCACCAGAGAGAGAATTTAATGCCAGATCAATATTCCTAAGGTTTCTCAACATTGAAATTTCTTGAGGAATGGAACCAGAAAGTTTATTACATTTAATATTTAGATACTCTAACTTGTACAACTTTCCAATCTCTGGTGGAATGTAGCCAGAAAAATCGTTTATTCCTAAATCTAGATATGACAAGTTGGACAAGTTTGCTATGGAATTAGGAATCTCTCCATTTAGTTGACATTCGTAAAGATCAAGGCCTTGTAAACTTCTTAGTGTCCACATTTCTTGAGGGATGGAACCGTGGAAAGAATTTGTTGAAAGATTCAAAACATTTACTTTGGACAAGTTACCAATTTGTTGGGGAATGGTCCCATAAAAGGAGTTGTTGAAGATGTTTAGGATGAGGAGGTTGGGAAAAGCGGAGAAGTTGAGGGTGGAAAGTGTACCTGTCAGTCCGTAATTTGCAAGATTTATGCTGGAGACCAACATGGATTTGTCACACTGAATTCCTTGCCATTGACATGAAGTAGAACCTGTCCAAGTTGACAAGAGATCTTGGCTGTTATTATCAAAGCTGTGTTTCCACTTTAACAGTGCATTTGCTTCATTCTTATCAGCTGCAGCTTGATCACCAACAGTTCCTGTGCTGGCAGCAGAGGCCAAAACTACTGTTTTGGAAAACCAAGCAAGTTGGAGTGAAGAGTGTGTTAGAAAGGCCAAAAGAAAGGAGGACAGAATCCGCCATAAGGCTAGAATCTTGATGGATTCCATGGTTCAAGTGTAACTGGATTTTGGGATGAAGACTACATTTAAAGGCTCATATTCTTGTAAGGGAAAAGGTGTGTTATTGTGAGGATTGAAACTTGTGAAGCTACAATATCCTTATAATGTGGGACGAGTGGGCACTTCTGACATGACTACACTAAAGCCAAACAAGATAtttgacttttttattcaaacaaTAAAAGTTATTTACACAAATACCAATCTCCAACATTCTTTTTCTACTGCACAAAACGAAGAAATCATTCATGGTAATGTCAAGAACCATGTTTACTTCATGGTGGTTGAAGAGCCGAAAAGACACCTACCTTGTGAAATGTGACTATGATGAGGATACTCTTGACAAAAGGAAACAGATTTAGCATGTTAGAATAGTAGAATAGTAGCAGAACCTTGACTCAACAATGATAAGAAATGATATTGGCACATTGATAATGTTAAGATGGGAACAGCAAAAGATTTCTTTTTTTGAGAAACTCGAGAAGGCCCAACATGAAAAAGATTTGGTATTTTTCACTTGACTTGTCTGATAAAAGGGTTATAACAGTTTGATGATATAACATGATTGATCTGTTTCCTGTCTTGAGCTACTGTGAAATACCAAGgcaaacttaatatttttttctttagttgTGCTGATTAAatgtaattaacacaaacaatcAACAAGTTCattaaattgattttgattACCAAATTTCTTTTCAACTATTGTAATGATTATTTAAATGAATCATAAATTCATTTACAATTATATTCATAATCAGTTCTGTTAATTAAGACTGGTTTTATATTAACCGGACAGGTTATTTAGTTAAactttattgtttaattttatatgtTGTGAAACATGTAATATTCATTCCAAATAATTTCAATGTATATAACCCCATacaaattcaatttatttaccaattaaactttattatacatgaaatttataaaataattatgattaacaacttttaaaatctataatatgaaaaaaaaagtactaaATACTTTACTTCACCAACAAAGTTAATTTTCTGCATTTCTAGTTCCCATTGAAGAAAAACATGTGTCCTTCGCAAAAGGGATTAAAGTTGTGTTTTTGTTaccaacaaagaataaataaattaaaaagaacaCTTTAGATATGTTCCAACCCTATATAAAAATCAAGACGAGCTCACTTCCTATGtttcaacaagaaaaaaaaatctagtttGTTTAGCACTCTACTATGCTTTATCATAACTAACACTACAACAACTATTGTAAAAGATTGTTACTATCATTACTGCCATAACAACTCAAAAAACCAATACAGTTTCTATAATTACAATCCCAAACCTTTCCAAACCAGCAACAAGATTTCTTAGACACTGTGTAATTTAACACTTCACTCACCTTTCATGTCAAGATAACTCCTTCTTACATAGATTTGTTGTGACAAAGGAAATGCAGCTAAAATGACAGTCACAATGATTTTGGAATTCCATTCTGAATTATGCAGTATTACTCTACTTCCCTGAAGGAGCATTCTTGGTGCTGGAAAGAACCATGAACCAGACCAACATACCCTTTGCCTCTTCCATCCTTCCTGATTTCCTGCTCATTGCCTTGTCTACCAAATTTTGCTTCCTTTTCTCAGATTGATAACCCAAAACTACATCTTCTAATAATAACAGTACGCAAATTTTCATCATTGTCCTCATAGTGCTTCTTCCTTTCACACTGGTCTCCCTCCATCTTATATCTCCTGTCTCCACTACATTACACAGCCTATGTGATTACCACCCGGACACCTATAATTATCACATCTACATCACAACAAAGCCTTAAGCAGCATACGTATATGATCAAACTGTTCTAAACAAcacaaaacacaaaacaaaattttgttatcaACTTAAGGAATGTAAACAATTTAAAGGATAAATCACCCAATCAGagaaagataaattaaaatttgttattttccTTCTCATCCAAGACCAAACTAGTAGTTGTGTCAAACTAAAGATTTCTTCTGCATCCACCTTCCCTTCTTTAAAAACCACACAATTTCTTTGATTACAGATGCTCTAAATCACCGCTACCCAAACCCCTTTCCAAGCACGATTCTTTTTCTCATTAAATTGAAACAAACCAATCTGAAGCAAATGGTGTTTCATGTCACTGTGATAAACTGATTGTTTCCCCACCCACTTTGAAACCATCAACCATACCTGAAAAGCTATTTTACATTCTACAAATAGGTGACTGATTGTTTCCTCTACTAGATCACATAAAGGGCGCATAAGTGTTGGCAATTAAACACGTCTTCTCTAGAGATTAGCTCTAGTTTGGATTTTTCCTTTGAGAACCCTTTAATCTAGCATAAAGGCATTAGACACAACTTTAATATCCCATAAGACTTCCATTGCTTGGTTACTGTCATAGGGTATAGACATTTGCAAGGCTCGATATGCAGATTTTACAGAGAAGATACCACCTTCTTCAGCTGCCCAGACTATCTAGTCCTGAAAGTCACGTTGAATATTACCAAAATTCAAATTGACTATGAGTTGTACAAGTTGTTCTCTATCCTATTCAAAGAGGTCCTTCTCCAACCTAGGTTCCATTCTTACGTTGTTTCATTCCACAACCCAACCTACTGAATACTTTTCGTTGTGTCTTCTAAGATAACCTAGGATATTTTTGTTTCAAGGTTAAGTTACCTAACCACTTATTTTCccaaaacaaaatttctttcCCTGTCCCAACTTTCCACAAAACCAAATTATAGAACCAACTCCCTATTTGTCCTTCTTCATAGATATTGCACAAGTCACACCATTACCAAAACCATGACTTGCAGAGGTTAGAATTTCTCTTACCCATTCCATTGTCATACTTAGAAAAAATCACCTCTCTCCACATTCTTGACGATTCCACTTTCCATTTTCACACCCATTTCGCAACCAATGCTTTATTAAAGCTTCTTACTTCCTTTATCCTCTGACCCTCTCCTTCTTTGGTTTGCATAGGTTTTCCCACTTTATCCAAGCAATTTTCTTATTATCATTGCCCCATCCCCATAGATACCTCCTTTACAAGCTCTTGATTTCTTCGCAAACTGACACCAGAGCTTTaaataaggaaaaataaaacaGCGGGAGTGCTGTGAAGACCAATTTAATCATGCAAACTCTTCCTCTAAAggttagtttcttttctttccatAGAGATAGTTTCTTCTTGACTATGTTGGTAACCTCCTTCCAGAACTCCTTTTTCCTCGGGTTACCACCAACTTTTATTCTCAAATATTTGAACGAAACCAACATTTGAGTGCACTTTAGCATGTGTGCATATACCTGGAGCTATTGACTTTTCACTCCTATGACTCCTATCCTTGTCTTGTGAAAATTTACTCTTAACCTGACCGCAAGTTTAAAACATcttagaaattttttttatcgtcATAACATTTTGGTTTGTCGCTTGACACACCACCAGAGTTTCGTTTGCAAACTAAAGCATTGAGACCTCAACCTGACCAACTCCTAATTTTACCCctttcaacttttttttgtttaatgcTTTCCTTACCAATCCTGCCAGACCTTCCAGTACTACCAGGAATAGGAAAGGGGCGATTGGGTCCCCTTACCTCAGACCCCTTGTGGTTGTAAATTCCCGAGTAACACTTCCATTAATCAAAACTGATACAGATGATGATTCTAAGCAATCTTTTATTCATCTTATCCATTTTTCACTAAACTAAGTCTATTTAGCATATAAAACAAGAATTCCCAACATACTGAGTCGTAATCAACATTTATAATTAAGCCTGACTTCTTCCCCCTTCATGAGATCCTCCACCACTTCATTAACCACTACAATACTTTTCAATAACTCTTGGTAAAGCAATTTTCATTCTATTAgctaaaattttagaaataatcTTATATATTGCTCTGACAAGGGATATTGGCCTATACTCATCCAGTTTCGTAAGATCATTTATCTTTGGTACAAGGGCTATAAAGGAACAATTGCATCCTTTTGgaattcttccttttttttcaaaGCTTTGAATCGCTTGGTAGATGTCATACTTGAGTGTTTCCCAACTTCCTTTAATGAAATTGAAGTTGAAGTCGTTCGGTTCAGAGCCTTTTGTACCATCACATTGCCAAatttccttccttatctcttCCTCCGTTATCTTTGTTGACAACTTAATATTTTTCTCCTGAGTAACTTCAGAGAAGTCAACGTTTCCAAATCTAACCTTGTGATTATTAGGTTCAAAAAAGCGTTTTTGAACAGACTTCTAACCACAAATCTAACAGTAATAGGGTCCTCTTTCCACACACCATCCACTTCCACACCTTTAATTTGGTTTGACATTCTCCTCCTAGCAATAGTCGAATGGTAGAATTTTGTATTAGAATCTCCCAGCTTAATCCAATTTATCCTAGCTTTTTACCTTAACATGGATTCAATTTTGCAGTTAATTTCCTTGAGATCACTAAAAAGCTAAACTCTTTTCCTTCTACCCTCCTCACTCAACCGTCGGTCTGCATCTTCAATGTCCAACTTTCCAATTTGTGCAATTACACCTCTCTTCGCGGTATAGACATTACCAAAGACATGTGTGTTCCAGTTTTTCAAGTCATGTTTTAGCATTTTAAATTTCTCCTTGCATTTAGTCAAACCTTCTCTGCTCAGAATATAAGAATTCCACTTAGTTTTGACCATATCAGCGAACCCTTTATCTACAAACCATGTATCCAAGGTTCTAAAAGGCCTTGGGTACCAATCAACCGAGTTAGTATTAACTATAATAACATAGTGATCTGAGACTTGTCTTGTGAAAACATATTGTTTACATGTCGACCAAGTGTCAAACCATTCTTGTGACACCAAAACTTTGTCCAGTCTACTATTCGCCTTTCCATTTGACCTGAACCATGTGAATTTTAATCCCACAAGAAAAACATCAAGAAGTGAGTTCTTCTCCGTAAACTCATTGAACCCATCTATCTTTCTTTTATGTCTTGTCAATGTATTATTGTCTTCTCTCATTAAGAGACCTTATCGCATTAAAATCGCCAATAAAATAGCAAAAGCATTCCACTTGTGTTTGCCTTAGATATGAAAGATTGTTCCATAGTTGTTTTTTCTCCTCCCATGGATTAAAGTTGTATGAGTCAAGTCCTAAAagtaatttatttcatttaattgGATTTAAGTTGTGGGAGTCAAGTcttaaaattactttatttcATAAACAGTAAAATAGAAATTAACAAAAGAGACCATAAAGAAAGACTAAAAATAGAAAGGAATCCAGATATCCattcaaataaaatagtttaacTATGATGTATTGAAAGTGTTATAATCATAAATTACTAattagttaataatttttttaaagatcatTTTTTAATGATTGCTCATTTATTCTTTCAAAACGATGAGTAGAACTTATATATGTATGAATAAAAAAGGCACAATTTTATAGGCGTTGtcttatttttacttaaaaattaaagttttatctAGTAAAATGGATAAACATTTATCTTCCATAAGGTAAGAGCATTATTTTTCAAGAACACTTATAATTCctatttattaaatatgataAGTTATTTGTGTGAGGCTTTGTGGGAATGATGTTTGACCATTATTCTAGACTATCCATGTTAGTAGCATTGTTCTACACATTCCAACCACCTTGGATAAGCTCTCACTGTCTCTCATTAGAACATCCTAACAAGAAAattactataagaaaatcatcaaataaaaattaatttttatatattaaaataattagttgtaatagtaactaaattagagatcattttaaaaattaaaaaaaaaattgatttatattattcttaaatagtttctaaattggtatctaattagtaaccaagattttaactaccaattatttagattctaaatttgatagcaaaaaccttgattgttaattaaatatcaatttaaaaatcatttaacaataatataaactaatttaaaaatcaaaaatttatttagtttttaaaattatttttaatttagtcactttaacaattaattattttttatttttaaaattggcATCATTTTCGGTTGCATTGAAACAAAACCTATTCATCCAATTACTCCTCAATGAAACCTCTCTCTGTTTGTGCTTTATAAGAATTTCTCCACAGAGAAGATACAACCACCCTTACCTAACACTCAACAATTTTGAATGTTACACTGTCTTAAAAGTCATCAGCATATTTATGACCAAACAAATCAAACCCAGCTACATATAGTCTTCATTCAAATCATTTTACCCACAGACTAGTTCAACAATCATTTTTGTCTAGAAAAATTCCTGAATCAACCCATAATTATTGAGATTGAAAGTTTATTAAACAATCCATTAAGACTGAATACAACTGGAAAGTGAATACTTCAGGAATAGTTAAAAGCCTTTGCaccattaattattaaaatatgcaATTATTGGGCTTATCATATCTTGATGATCAGCTATAAGTTTTTTAACATAGAATTAATTGTAAAAGGATGGTATATTGAGGCAATAAAATAGAAGTTGGAAATAAGAGAAATGATGAACAAAGTGATTTTGAAAGTCTTGCACAAAGGTAATAAACAGGGCATCTatcaagaaaatcatgaaataaaaatcaatttttaaagatcaaaataattagttacaataataactaaattagatatcattttaaaaattaaaaaaaaaaattggtttctaaattagtttctattattgttaaatagtttctaaattggtatctaattagcaaccaaagtttttgctaccaaatttagaaactaaataattgatagttaaaacattggttgctaattaaatactaatttagaaactatttaacaataataaaaactaatttagaaaccaattttttttttaatttctaaaatggtttctaatttagttattattgcaactaattattttagtctctaaaaattgatttctatttcatgattttcttgtagtgtatatgattaaaagtaatattttctaGTATGCATGGTACCATGGTTCAGTAATATTTTCCGATGAAGAAGGAAATCAGACGCTACATATTCTGTTGATGATCTTGTAAGATGTAGTTGGGAGGGAAATGTTTAAGAAATAACAGTGTCGTGAGTAGTAGTTAATTATGTTCATGTACACTTACGAAAGTTTTGCTGAAAGAACACATTTATAAACTGAACTTTATATTCCTCAAGACATCTTTTTCCAAAGTTTGCATTATTACGTCCCCACTTCTCAACTCTTAATTACTTTAAGGAAAAATACACAATGCCACTCTTAAGCATTGCATCTTTAGTATTTTCTTAAGTGTGGTTTTGTGAATtgattatttatataaacaagTTGATTATTTGTGAAAgcttgatgaaaaaaaaaaactttattattttaaaagaatgtaTGTTTTCCTAACAtgcatttataattttagacATGTTGAACTTTGTGACTATAAtctctaacttttttttatcagtaatgaATGTGTTAGAGATTGCACATCGACTATAGATTAGatcatttcataatatataagtaaatgcAAATTTCACATCgtaagccggttttatgagattaggttaggcttaaagtccactttttaGTATGCTATCGAAGTCATTTTTAACCTATCATTTATCAGGTCATCCGCTATCGAGCCGAAGTGAGTGCAAACAAAATTCACTTCTTAGTAcaatgaattaaataaattgaacatttaagagatatttaaattcatatataaaaatattaggaTTAGGATAGTCTATCACACCACTAGCACCTGATGATTTCCCATTTGTTCTTGAACCATACACATATCACCCTCTCATTGCATATTCTTTGATAGACCAAAAAAAGTTAACCGCAACTTTTTCACACACAAAAAATCATGTACATAAATCACCCAAACTTGAGAACAATCTAATTCTTCCCGGGTAATATTCCTCAATATCTTGTCCTTGATAACTCATGTATTCcactttcttgcttttgtttatCTTGAGTTAGCATTTCTCAAAATAATTATGTAGTTCAACCCGAGATTGCATCGTGATGAGCAACATAATATTGCATTAGAATAGCCTATTCTTTCAGTAACCCACTATCATACATTATGTTTTTGTTGGATTTTGGCTTTGAGGCACTAAGTTGTAACATATATGCTTCATCTATCCAAGCACCTGCAATATAGAGAAAACATACCTAATAATATctattgttatatatatttgttatcttatatatgtattattgatattattattttattattttcattatttataattatatgttattattaatagtataattaactatttttgaaattgtttaataaatttatataatatttaattttgtatattgtatattataataaaatgcatGCACAAGGGTATTTAGGTAAAATGCAGtaattatacataaaattagcacaaatctcttcatttgtgtGTGAGGATTGAAAAAACACTTTCACCCTTCCCCCACCCTCAAAACCACTAAAATAAATACAAGAAACACCCTCTCCCTCCTCATACTTGGAAACAAACATAACATCTAGGAAATGTAAATTTTAGCACAGAACTAAAAGAAGATAATAAGGTGCTAACAAAAGAGTTTTTAGAAGAGGAGATTAGATGATTATGTTGTAATGTGAAGGTAAAAAAACCCAAGTACAAATGAGTATAATTGTACCTTTACTAAGAAGTTTTGGAACATAATTAGAGGGGAACTTTCTACATGGTGTGTAAAGACCGAGAAAATtagtcttagagtagaagtgatacaattaaaataacacataaatattttattattaaaatgaaaagagcatataaatagaaaattcagttattcaggtttcattttaaaagaaccatcatctctctaaaagtttcCTTTTGCCTTCATCTCCCTTCTCActaagattctgacctcctcactcatcagtttgacgatcaaAGTCCGCCATCAAACTCCTGATAGTGAATACTACAAGATTGCCCTATCAGAATGTttaatagagtaagttcatttttgctcttctcttttagtcaaattttgaacttgtttgAGTTGTCTCTGCATAAGCTTTGCATGTGACTCTTTTTAGttagaatatgaattttaatcaagacatagtattttaaGGAATGACAATactattaagaagtggactttaagcctaactcaaccccataaaaccggctcatggggttgaggtttgc comes from the Phaseolus vulgaris cultivar G19833 chromosome 8, P. vulgaris v2.0, whole genome shotgun sequence genome and includes:
- the LOC137826089 gene encoding MDIS1-interacting receptor like kinase 2-like; amino-acid sequence: MESIKILALWRILSSFLLAFLTHSSLQLAWFSKTVVLASAASTGTVGDQAAADKNEANALLKWKHSFDNNSQDLLSTWTGSTSCQWQGIQCDKSMLVSSINLANYGLTGTLSTLNFSAFPNLLILNIFNNSFYGTIPQQIGNLSKVNVLNLSTNSFHGSIPQEMWTLRSLQGLDLYECQLNGEIPNSIANLSNLSYLDLGINDFSGYIPPEIGKLYKLEYLNIKCNKLSGSIPQEISMLRNLRNIDLALNSLSGAIPETIGNMSNLNQLRLSNNSLLSGPIPSSLWTMSNLTLLFLDNNNLSGSIPASIENLVNLQQLGLDYNHLSGPIPSTIGNLTKLTELYLRSNNLSGSIPPSIGNLNNLVTLSLQTNSLSGTIPATIGNLKNLTVLELSFNKLNGSVSQVLNNIRNLPYVFLAENDFTGHLPPQICSAGSLISLSAHHNHFTGPVPISLKNCPTITRLRLEGNQLEGDIAQDFGVYPNLVYIDLSDNKFYGQISPNWGKCPNLGTLRISNNNISGGIPVELVEATNLGKLHLSSNHLNGKIPKEFGNMKSLIELKISNNHLSGDIPKEIGSLKNLEQLDLAENQLSGTIPIEVVELPKLRNLTLSNNKINGNIPSEFSQFQPLEYLDLSGNLLSGTIPRQLGEMKLLQSLNLSHNNLSGNIPSSFDGISGLISVNISYNQLEGPLPNNKAFLNASIESLKNNRGLCGNLTGLILCPSNNSQKRHKGIQPALFIALGALFLVLGGVSVSLYILCRKTRKKDIHAKENVHSGKAVSGEVFSIWSHDGKIMFENIIEATDNFNEKYLIGLGGQGSVYKAEMPAGQVFAVKKLHLENEEKPNFKAFENEIQALTEIRHRNIVKLCGFCSHSQFSFLVYEFLEGGSLDQILIHEKKAAAFEWEMRVNAVKGVAYALSYMHHDCSPPIIHRDISSKNILLDSQKEAHISDFGTAKILKPGSRTWTTFAGTFGYAAPELALTMEVSEKCDVFSFGVLCLEIIMGKHPGDLISSLLSSSSAAITHSLLLIDVIDQRPPHPPKWVVGEVILVASLAFSCLSENPCSRPTMDQVAKKLMMGKSPLADKFPKIRLAQLL